Sequence from the Haloarcula sp. CBA1127 genome:
AACATGGAACCGCTGTATACGGCTGCAGACGGGGAATCACTCACGTTTGAAACCATCGATAGCCTGAACAAAGCCGTTCAGTCAGACGCTGATCTGATGGATGCGATCCCTGAAGAAGTGAATGCGGCTACAGGGCCGGTCGCTGTTGAAGGAGCCACACCCGGCGATGTCCTCAAGGTTGAGATCGAAGACGTACGAGTCAACGAGGACTTGGGTCGCGTAATTACGGCACCGGGGTTTGGACTCCTGCAGGATCACGAAAACATCGAACACCCAGCGACGCGCGTGACGGAGATAACCAACGACGGTACGTCACTCTCGTTCAAGGATATGGAGATCCCAGTTGACCCTGTCATCGGGACCATTGGCGTGGCAACATCCGAAGAAGCGATGTCGACCTTGACGCCACACGACCATGGCGGAAATCTCGATACGACGGCTATGACCACCGGGACGACAGCATATTTTCCGGTGTTCCAAGACGGTGCGATGTTAGCGATGGGTGATTCGAAGGCTGCGATGGCAGACGGTGAAATGTGTGGTACTGGTGCCGAAATCGGGACCGAAATCGACGTCACCGTCTCAGTAATCGCTGACGCTGCTGTCGACCTTGAGCGCCCACTCGTCGACACTGGTGACGCGTGGAAGACGATTGCAAGTGCCGAAACGATGGAAGATGCGGTCAAGATGGCAAACGAGGACCTCATCAAATTACTCGCTGCCGAACACGATTACACGCTGACCGACGCCTACCTCTTTTCGAGCCTTGTTGGCGGCCTCGAAATCAGCCAAGTCGTCGACCCACTCGTTACTGTGCGTAACTCAATTCCGAACGAATATCTCTCAAATCCATTCTAACTATCGCGGCGAGTCAGTCCTGTTGGTACTTAGCAGGACGACAATTTCAATGGGGACACTCATCTGGATCGTGGATTTCTACTCGCCCTGCTACTGGTATTCCGCAAACTAGTGGCGCTGAACCCGGTGTAACCGCTGAACGAACTCGCGACCTTCCAGAACCGACAGCTTCTGCTATCGGTCCCCTCACAAGAAGCAAACGGTATCCACTTCTATGCCCCACTGGAATCGGTTCCGAAAGATGTCGATCCGGTTGCTCCACTACTCTGACATTGAGAACGCTTGCGACGACCCCGTGCGAATGGGTCGGCTTGCCGGAACGATCCGGTCGATCCGCGGTGAGGATACAGTGGTCGCTGGCACCGGCGACAACACTGCACCGGGTGTCCTCGCCCATTACTACGAGGGGCATCAAGCGATGCCGTTTTTCCGGGCAGTGAGTACCGACGTCGAGACGGTAGGGAACCACGATTTCGACTTTGGGACTGCCCCCATTCTAGACGTGATCTCGAAGAGTCCACAGGAGTGGATCGTCGCGAACGTTTTTGAAGGGGCGAGTGAGGACGAGCGTGGCGTTCCATTCGCTGGGTTAGACGGAACGACGGTCCTGCACCGAGACGGGCGGCGAGTCGGATTCGTCGGCGTCATCGATCCGGCGACTCCCCGGATTGCACCCACCGGCGCGTCAGAGCTGACCGTGACCAGTCCGGTCGAGAGCGTGCGGACAGCGGTCAGTGAACTCGGTGACAGTGTCGATCATTTCGTCGTTCTCGCACACTTGCGGAGCGACCTAGAGATCGCCGTTGCGGCCGTCGAGGGCGTCGACGTGGTCCTCGGCGGCCACGTCCACACGGAACGCCACGAGATTGTCGACGGAACACTGGTCGTCCGTCCCGGAGCGAACGGGCAGGTGGTCTGGGAAATCGAGCTCTTCGACGGGACTTGCTCGCCGAGTGCCACCCGTCACTCAACAGCTGAGGGACCTCTCGACGAATCCGTGGCTGACACGACACGCGAGCAGCTGGCCGATGTCGGCTTGCTGGAGACTGTTGCCACTGTCGACGACCCGATCCATCGAGGTCTCGACCGGCGAACCCGCGGCGAGAGTCGTGTTGGCAATCTCGTGGCCGACGCCTATCGCTGGGCGGCTGATACCGATGTCAGCTTCGTCCACAATGGCGGTCTTCGAGAGGGGCGACCCCTGTCCGGCGAAGTCACGGCTGGCGAGGTGGCCAGTGTACACCCCTTCGGCGGTACGGTAGAAGCCCTCCACGTCACGGGTGAACAGCTACGAGCCCTCTTGGAGGCGGCCTTCCGTCCCCACCGCGAGGACGGACGGCTCTGGCACGGCGACGTCAGCGGAATGACCGTCGAGTACGATTCCGCGGCTGGACGGCTAATCGGTGTGGCCGTCAACGGCCAGAGTCTCGAAGCCAGTCGAGAGTACAGCCTTGCCACCAACTCCTACGTCGTCTACAGCGATGACTGGCCGATTCCACACGAGACGACCGCCGATTCGTTCGGTCTCCCGTTCAAGACTGTCACAGACTACGCTCGTGAAGAGGGCATCACTGTCCAGGTGGGTGGACGACTTCAGGACTGCTGACGGTCCAGAAGCCCGGGTCACTCCCCCGGAGCGAGATCTACCTCTCGCATATACGCGTCAAGCTGTTCGGCCAGTGCCCGGGCGAACGCTTCGTCATTGATGTCGGTCTCCATCTCGACCAGTTCGACCGATTCAGCCAGATTTGTTTTGAGTGCCTCGAACAGGGCTGTGTCGGCGTCGGGATCATGGAAATCCTCTCCCTCGACGTCGAGCATCGAAACACCTCCAAGTGGAATGTATAGAGCAGTTGGCCCGTTCGCTGCCGAGAGCTTCTTCGCGATGATCTCGCCCAGCTCAGCGTTCTCCTCGGCCGTTGTCCGCATCAGCGTTACCTGTGGGTTGTGGATATGGAAGTACCGCTCCTCGAACTCCTCGGGGACGGAGTCTCGTGGCCCGAAGTTGACCATGTCCAGCGCGCCCGTCGAGACGACCTGTGGCGTGCCCGTCTCCGCGGCGGCGTCCAGCCTGTCGGGGCCAGCAGCAAGCACACCCCCTACAAGCTCGTCGGCCCACTCCGTCGTCGTCACGTCCAACACGCCGTCGATGACGCCCTGTCTCACGAGGTCCTCCATCGCCTTCCCACCGGTCCCAGTCGCATGGAAGATGATCGTCTCGTAGCCTCGTTCTTCGAGATACTCCCGAGCCGTCTGGACGCACGGTGTGGTGACGCCGAACATCGAGATTCCGATAGTGGGGCGGTCTTCAATTTCGATGTCTGGCTGGTTCGTGACCATCCCGACCATCGCGAGGGCAGCATTAGCAATCACCTTCCGGGAGAGTTGGTTGAGTCCCTCAATATCAGCCACCGAATACAACATCATCACGTCAGTGGCACCGACATACGGTTCAGTGTCGCCGGAGGCCATCGTCGAGACCATCACTTTTGGGACACCAACCGGCAGCGCCCGCATCGCCGTGGTCGCGATCGAGGTGTTGCCCGAGCCGCCGAGTCCGAGCACACCGTCGAGGTCGCCAGAATCGTGTAGCTGTTGGACAATCGCCGCTGCGCCCTTGCCCATCGCTTCGATTGCCTCACCGCGGTCGGCATCGTCCCGAAGGTGCCCCAGCGTGGTGCCGCCCGCTTCGGCGACCGCACTCGCAGCAGTGTCCGGATCGATCTCCGGGTCGCCAACCACGCCCGTGTCGATGATGTGTACGTCAACGCCTTGCGCGCGAAGGACATCTCGGGCGAAACCTATCTCTTCGCCTTTCGTATCGAGCGTCCCAACGATTGTGACGGCCATACTCACTCCTCCATGTTCTCGGGTGTCGGCAGTTCGCCCGGCGGGACGATCTCACACTCAGGAAGGTCCCGGAGTACCTCTTCAGGACCCGGTGGCGCGTAGACCGCGAGCAGTAACAGCGGTTCCCAGCTGGTGTTGACGGTTCCGTGTTCGACGCCTTCAGGAACGAACACCATCTCGCCGGCCGAGATATCGCGTGTCTGATCGGCGACCTCTTGTTCACCCTCGCCCCGGATGACGAAAAGGATCTCGTCGCTGTCGGGGTGCGAGTGGCGCTCATGGCCCTTTCCGGGTTCGAGTTTGACGACGCCAGCGCTGAAGCGCTCGCCACCCGTCACCTCAGGCGTGCTCAGCCACTTCAGGACGCCCCAATCGAAGAGCTGACTTTCGACGTCATCAGGAGTGATGAAGTATTCGTGATCAGTCATTTTAGAGGGTAATATCCTTGAATTTGCGGGCCTGTGCTTCGATTGCCTCCTCAGTCGGGAGGCGTTCGATGCTCGACGCACCGAAGAATCCGACGACACCCTCGGTGTGTTCCAGTACGTACTGGGCATCGTCGGGCCATGCGATCGGGCCGCCGTGACAGATCACCAGTACGTCCTCGTTTACCTCTTTTGCGGCGTCGTGATGGGATTGAACGCGCTCGGCTGCGGCATCGAGGTCCAGTGCCGTCTCGGCACCAATATCACCAGATGTAGTCAGTCCCATATGTGAGACGACCACGTCCGCTCCGGCCTCAGTCATCTCGCGGGCCTGCTCCTCGCTGAAGACGTATGGGCAGGTGAGCATTCCTTGCTCGGCCGCTTCTTGGATCATGTCGACTTCCTTGTCGTAGCCCATCCCCGTTTCCTCGAGATTCTGTCTGAACCCGCTGTCCTCGTCGATGAGACCCACTGTCGGGAAGTTCTGGACGCCCGAGAACCCGCGCCGTTTCAGGCTCTCGATGAACACATCCATCTGTCGGAACGGGTCGGTCCCGTTGACGCCGGCGAGAACTGGCGTGTCCTCGACGACTGGAAGCACTTCGTGGCCCATCTCGACGACGATTTCGTTGGCGTCACCGTAAGGAAGGAGGCCAGCCAGCGACCCCCGGCCGTTCATCCGATAGCGACCGGAATTGTAGATGATCAGTAGATCGACGCCACCCCGCTCGGCGAACTTCGCTGAGATACCGGTCCCTGCACCTGCGCCGATGACCGGATCGCCGCCCGATACTGTTTCCTGAAGTCGATCAAGGGACTCCTGCCGTGTAAATTCCATACGTCAGATAGAACCATTTCATAATATAGTAATTAATTTTTTGATGATTACGGGGAGTTACCACGACACATAATATTACCATAGGTCATAGACCGCCGCCGTCAATCGGTCAGAACGGATCGACAGGCGGAGCTAGCCGAGTGTGTCGGGCTTGGCCCCGAGGCGGTCCACAGATAGGACTACCCCAAAGTGGCATCGTCCGGAAATTCCAGCGTGTTGTCTGCCGCAGTGAGCGACGGGAATGTCTCGGTATTACTGCCGGACGACGTTCGACGCACGAGGGCCCTTCGGCGCTGTCCACAGCAATGCTCCAGCGCCGGCTACGACACTCGGTACAGTCTCGCAGCGGTGGCGCTGGATTCTGCGGCTTGCGATCCAGCCAACACCGGCCGCTTCACTCAATTAAGCACTAGTTGTTGACACAGTCCGATTCACAGGACAGGGTTTCGGACCGATATGACGGTACACTTGTTGTAGGTACACGGTTCTATTTGCGCACAGCTTAAAGTGTAAACAGAGCTATATTTAACCAGTATGGTGGAAGAATCCAGCCCGAAAGGAAAAGAGGAGAGTCAGTCAGAGGAACAGCCGACGTTCACCCTAAATCGGCGGACGCTACTTCAGTCGACCCTTGCTGGAAGTGCGATATTGGGGGGAGTCGGTCTGGCCACACCAGTTGCTAGACAGGTGCGGTCCGACGAGATGGGTTCTGGAGATAGCAGCAATCGCGCAGAGGACTTTCCGCCGAGTGGAATCACTGAGTATGGACGGAAAGCCACCCTCGGAAACGGGGAGGTGCGAACGTTTACGAGTGAAACACCGTCAGGAGAGCCGAGGTATCACGGGGTCGAGTTCGACCACACGGCACTCGAAGGGCTTCCAAGCGAGACAGAAATAAATGAGATAGACAATCCTGTGGAGACTGATAAGTATCGGTTTAGTGGACAAGCGGCAACGATCCATTTCAAACAGTCACTCCAGTTCTTTGTGCCGTTCCCAGATGCGGCTGGCACGCCGTTTACCTTCTTAGGACTCAACTGGAATCCAGACGGCCATTTTGGTGGTAACGGAGCGTGGGAGAAGCCACACTTCGATGTCCACTTTCATATGCGTGACCCCGCAACAGTAGATGACGTTGAGGGGCCTCAGCTTCCGCCGTACGATATCAAAACAGCGGACGGAATCGAGACAAATTTCGACTTCACTCAACTTCCAGAAGGGTATGCGCGACCACCTCCGGCAGTCGCTGATGAGCGGTATATCACAGACATGGGTGAACACGCAGCTCCTAACGATGCGCCTGAACTCCCAAGCAGCCCCGACGGTCGAGGTGATCCTACTAGCTTCAGCAACACACTCATTCAAGGGTATATCGGTGACACAGAGGGGTCACAGCTGGCGTTCGTGGAACCGATGCTCACCCGAGAGTTCCTGAGCGATTTCCGCGGCAGCAAAACGTATGATGTCCCACAACCGGACGAATATCCACACGATCAGCAGCACCCACATGAGTACAGTGTCCGGGATATTCCGTCCCAAAACAAAATCGTAGTCGCCATTCAGAGTTTCAAACAGATATCTGACTGAGCGGCAAGATCCTGATGATAAGCATCACCAAGAATTAGCTACTAAGATCTTCTGGCGACTTCAGCGGTCGTGTTTAGTTAAGTATCAAAAGTGAGGCGGGAGAATTTCTTAGTGGTTCATGCCAGAAATCGCCCGCCTCAGCGGTAGTAGAGACTGGATAGATTTGGTGATGTCGAAACCGCCGTTTTCTCGTCGATGGCGCGAAACATCTCCAAGCTGCACTGCAACGATTCGGGCGCCGATTTCAGACAGAACGCCACGGAAATCGGAATGCTGTCGAACGTATCTTTCGAGAAATAAAACGACGAACTTCTTCGTTTTCAAACTGTTTCAGTCACGTCGAACCGAAGACAGCTGAAAATTGGCTCCAGAGTTTCGCTCGCTGGCACAATGCTCCAAACTAAACATTACCTCGGTTGGAGTAACGGAGCACCGTAAACATAGGCCTGGGTCCACCAGACGTGCGAATCGACGCGGCCGCCAGATCAAGAGCTGTAGTCAGACCGGCGATCAGTGGATAACTACCGCCTAATAGAAACTGTTATATTAAATTCATGACGAACTGGATATATCCACCTACCGTTGTCGTTCTCTCAGACGAGTCGTCAACAGGGTCGGTTGCAGTACACTCATGGATACCACGATACAAGAAGTCAGACCTGACGAACTGGCAGACACCATCGAACTGGGCGAGGTAACCCTCGTTCTCGGTGCACCAGGTATCGGAACATCACAGCAGCTACGGCCACTGGGGCAGTCCGTCGAGCGACTGCCCGAGACGGACGTTGCTGACGACGGGGAACTCGTAATCGTCGAGGACTTCGTCTCAGCAGCGTTCGCCCTCGACGACGAGTCCCTCTCGACCTACCTTTACGAGTACGGGCAGAAATCGCTGTTTTCCATATCGGGTGGCGCAGTACTCGTCACCAATCCCCGGAGTTTCGACTGGCTCTGCCGGAGTGATCTGGGCGTGTCGGGCAGTTTCATCGAGACTGTCGACAGGGTAGTGGTGGTTCGAACGCCGCCGACTGCTGCCGGGACAGCAATCGACGAGGTTCGACAGCGTCTCTCAGGTGGAACGCACGGGTTGGGTGACGACGAGCGAGCCGCCGTCCTGGAACGAGCCAGATATCCACCCTACTACTTCACCACTTCGGAACTGCAAGAGCACTTGGGATGGTACGACGGAACAGTCACGCCGGAAGCGTTTCTCCCCCTCTCGAAACACGACACGTCGGCAGTGCTCCTGCCTGGCGATGTCAGACGAGTGTTCGAGAGATATGAGATTACGAGCGGTCCCTTCGATAGCGAGTTCGCGGATGTCATCGCACGACTCCTTCCGAGAGGGGGTCTCCCCAGCCGAATCCCGAACGAGCGGTCGCCAGCGGTT
This genomic interval carries:
- a CDS encoding acetamidase/formamidase family protein is translated as MARNVISYKDGHVYEFAPNMEPLYTAADGESLTFETIDSLNKAVQSDADLMDAIPEEVNAATGPVAVEGATPGDVLKVEIEDVRVNEDLGRVITAPGFGLLQDHENIEHPATRVTEITNDGTSLSFKDMEIPVDPVIGTIGVATSEEAMSTLTPHDHGGNLDTTAMTTGTTAYFPVFQDGAMLAMGDSKAAMADGEMCGTGAEIGTEIDVTVSVIADAAVDLERPLVDTGDAWKTIASAETMEDAVKMANEDLIKLLAAEHDYTLTDAYLFSSLVGGLEISQVVDPLVTVRNSIPNEYLSNPF
- a CDS encoding bifunctional UDP-sugar hydrolase/5'-nucleotidase, whose product is MSIRLLHYSDIENACDDPVRMGRLAGTIRSIRGEDTVVAGTGDNTAPGVLAHYYEGHQAMPFFRAVSTDVETVGNHDFDFGTAPILDVISKSPQEWIVANVFEGASEDERGVPFAGLDGTTVLHRDGRRVGFVGVIDPATPRIAPTGASELTVTSPVESVRTAVSELGDSVDHFVVLAHLRSDLEIAVAAVEGVDVVLGGHVHTERHEIVDGTLVVRPGANGQVVWEIELFDGTCSPSATRHSTAEGPLDESVADTTREQLADVGLLETVATVDDPIHRGLDRRTRGESRVGNLVADAYRWAADTDVSFVHNGGLREGRPLSGEVTAGEVASVHPFGGTVEALHVTGEQLRALLEAAFRPHREDGRLWHGDVSGMTVEYDSAAGRLIGVAVNGQSLEASREYSLATNSYVVYSDDWPIPHETTADSFGLPFKTVTDYAREEGITVQVGGRLQDC
- a CDS encoding Tm-1-like ATP-binding domain-containing protein; the encoded protein is MAVTIVGTLDTKGEEIGFARDVLRAQGVDVHIIDTGVVGDPEIDPDTAASAVAEAGGTTLGHLRDDADRGEAIEAMGKGAAAIVQQLHDSGDLDGVLGLGGSGNTSIATTAMRALPVGVPKVMVSTMASGDTEPYVGATDVMMLYSVADIEGLNQLSRKVIANAALAMVGMVTNQPDIEIEDRPTIGISMFGVTTPCVQTAREYLEERGYETIIFHATGTGGKAMEDLVRQGVIDGVLDVTTTEWADELVGGVLAAGPDRLDAAAETGTPQVVSTGALDMVNFGPRDSVPEEFEERYFHIHNPQVTLMRTTAEENAELGEIIAKKLSAANGPTALYIPLGGVSMLDVEGEDFHDPDADTALFEALKTNLAESVELVEMETDINDEAFARALAEQLDAYMREVDLAPGE
- a CDS encoding phosphoenolpyruvate hydrolase family protein — encoded protein: MEFTRQESLDRLQETVSGGDPVIGAGAGTGISAKFAERGGVDLLIIYNSGRYRMNGRGSLAGLLPYGDANEIVVEMGHEVLPVVEDTPVLAGVNGTDPFRQMDVFIESLKRRGFSGVQNFPTVGLIDEDSGFRQNLEETGMGYDKEVDMIQEAAEQGMLTCPYVFSEEQAREMTEAGADVVVSHMGLTTSGDIGAETALDLDAAAERVQSHHDAAKEVNEDVLVICHGGPIAWPDDAQYVLEHTEGVVGFFGASSIERLPTEEAIEAQARKFKDITL
- a CDS encoding cupin domain-containing protein: MTDHEYFITPDDVESQLFDWGVLKWLSTPEVTGGERFSAGVVKLEPGKGHERHSHPDSDEILFVIRGEGEQEVADQTRDISAGEMVFVPEGVEHGTVNTSWEPLLLLAVYAPPGPEEVLRDLPECEIVPPGELPTPENMEE